A single genomic interval of candidate division TA06 bacterium harbors:
- a CDS encoding DUF1232 domain-containing protein, with protein MDKLRQKIQNLKKETYALYLAYQDPRVPWYAKAVAVATVAYAISPIDLIPDFIPVIGYLDDLLLVPLGIALSVRLVPADIMEECRQKTHQKLNGANSLGRKAAVVVVLVWLLALALLAWMTIKYFEKH; from the coding sequence ATGGACAAGTTGCGACAAAAAATCCAGAACCTTAAAAAAGAAACCTACGCCCTGTACCTAGCCTATCAGGATCCAAGAGTTCCCTGGTACGCCAAGGCCGTGGCCGTGGCCACCGTGGCTTATGCCATCAGTCCCATCGACCTGATCCCTGATTTCATCCCGGTAATCGGTTACCTGGATGATCTGCTGCTAGTGCCTTTGGGTATCGCACTCTCGGTCAGGCTGGTGCCCGCCGATATTATGGAGGAATGCCGGCAGAAGACGCATCAGAAGCTGAACGGGGCGAACTCGCTGGGCCGCAAGGCCGCGGTCGTTGTGGTGCTTGTCTGGCTGCTGGCCCTGGCCCTGCTGGCCTGGATGACCATTAAATATTTTGAGAAACATTGA
- a CDS encoding cupin domain-containing protein, producing MLTSQKIIKLLKLKPLPGEGGFYRETYRSALPVELGFGIKRSLGTSIYYLITPERFSTLHRVCSDEVLHFYLGDPVEMLLLYPGGRSRTVVLGPDIEKGQHPQFLVPKNTWQGSRLKKGGRFALLGTTVFPGFDFADYRQGNRKILLKRYPKCKPSITALTIE from the coding sequence ATGCTGACATCCCAGAAGATCATAAAGCTTTTAAAGCTCAAGCCCCTGCCGGGGGAAGGCGGCTTTTACCGGGAGACCTACCGCTCGGCATTACCGGTGGAGCTGGGATTCGGGATCAAACGCAGCCTGGGCACCTCCATTTATTATCTGATAACTCCTGAAAGATTTTCCACCCTGCACCGGGTCTGCTCCGATGAGGTTCTTCATTTCTATCTCGGCGACCCGGTGGAGATGCTGTTGCTGTATCCCGGCGGCAGGTCCAGGACCGTGGTTCTGGGGCCGGACATTGAAAAGGGCCAGCACCCGCAGTTCTTGGTTCCCAAGAATACCTGGCAGGGCTCGCGGCTTAAAAAAGGTGGACGATTCGCCCTGCTGGGCACCACGGTATTCCCGGGATTCGATTTCGCCGATTACCGGCAGGGAAACCGCAAAATACTGCTGAAGCGGTATCCAAAATGCAAGCCATCTATAACTGCCCTGACAATAGAATGA
- a CDS encoding L,D-transpeptidase family protein, translating into MRQAYTQKEQGIKELFAGHKLSYPPKQIFLRVFKQEMLLELWVAETPGQAMALLKEYPVCASSGDPGPKRKRGDGQVPEGFYQINHFNPHSNFHLSLGLDYPNRSDRLFGDRNDPGSAIYIHGDCVTIGCIPITDEGIKELYLIALEAKANGQQAIPVHLFPCRMNGTSYQALLAETRESLKLPEFWANLKQGYDIFELNKIVPKVQVDRMGKYLFNQQ; encoded by the coding sequence GTGCGGCAGGCTTATACCCAAAAGGAACAGGGGATAAAAGAACTGTTTGCGGGTCATAAACTATCCTATCCGCCAAAGCAGATATTCCTCCGGGTATTCAAGCAGGAAATGCTGCTGGAGCTGTGGGTTGCCGAAACTCCGGGCCAGGCCATGGCTTTGTTGAAAGAATATCCCGTCTGCGCTTCTTCCGGTGATCCGGGGCCCAAGAGAAAACGGGGCGACGGCCAGGTGCCCGAGGGATTTTACCAGATTAATCATTTCAACCCTCACAGCAATTTTCACCTTTCGCTGGGTCTGGATTACCCCAACCGTTCCGACCGTCTTTTTGGTGACCGCAACGACCCCGGCAGTGCTATTTACATCCACGGGGACTGCGTGACCATCGGCTGCATTCCCATCACCGATGAGGGAATAAAAGAGCTTTATCTGATAGCGCTGGAGGCCAAGGCCAACGGGCAGCAGGCCATCCCGGTCCACCTTTTTCCCTGCCGGATGAATGGCACAAGCTACCAGGCGCTTTTGGCGGAAACCCGGGAAAGCCTGAAGCTCCCGGAATTCTGGGCCAACCTGAAGCAGGGTTACGATATCTTCGAATTAAACAAGATCGTCCCCAAGGTGCAAGTTGATCGAATGGGAAAATATCTTTTCAACCAACAATAA